The genomic window TGAAGGACGGCGAGGTTGACGTTCATTGCACCTCCTGAAGGTGCGGGGCCCATGAATGGGGAGCCTGCCGGCGGACGGAATTCCGTCTCGGCCATGTCCGATTGAATGCGCCGGCGCCAAACGAAGCCATTTTGAGCGTCGCCTGGAGCCATCCAGGAGGGATTTGTTGCGTGGGGGGCGCAAGGCATAATCTTATTCTTATCAACATATTACGCGCCGTACTCGATTCTAGAGGGTCGTCAGCCACAGGTTTTTCGGGGGACCTGGTGATCGGTGGTGTTGTCCCGTTGGACACCGGTGGCTGGTTGACGCCCTGGAGACAACACTACGGATGCTCCGGTGGTTGTGGAGGGCGGTGAGCCGACTTTCCTGCCCGCTGGGGTGGGCTGCTTTTTTCTGGGGGGGGGGGAACCAGAGGCTGCCGCCCTACCACAGGGTCAGGGATCGAGATCGTGGTGGAGGACGGGGCCGGAGTAAGGGGTGGTTGAATCGCGTCACCGGCGTCAGAGGTTTGGGATTAGGCAGGCGGGTGTCGCCGAGCACTCCTGGAACTGGTACGATCGCGATCATGCGTCGATCGCGCAGTCAGTTGGTCCGGGATCCGACGGCCCAGGTTGAATGCCATCACGTGGACAACCGGTTTGTGCCGTTGCGGGTCTGTGATCTGGCTCGTGTCCTGGAGGAGGACTGTGGTTTACGGGGGATTGACCGGGGCGAATCGGCGGCGTTTGTGGAAGCCCTGGCGGCGGTGATCGAGCAGGAAGCGGGGGCTTTCGAGCGTGAGTTGGAGGACCAGTATTCGTTTTTCAACCCGGACCGGGAGACGCTGCCGCTGGGAGGCGATCTAGCCGCCCGTGTTCCGGAGGGGTATCGGGCCCTTGACGCCCAGTTGCGGTACCTGCTGGACAAGGCCAACTTTGAGCGGCTGGACGATGTGGCCGTCGACCGAGCGATTCGGGTAGCGAGTTCGCATGGTTTTCGGGTGCAGCTTGATCCTTCCCGGGTTGAGGACTTTTGTGTGTTTGTTCGTGGGATGGGTCAGGTGGAACGGACCCGCCGCTGTCTGAAGGCGCCGATCCGGGGCACGCGGCGGTCGCTGCTGGTTCATCGCCGGCTGGTGGTGATTGCCCGGTTGAAGGGTGACCCGCACATTCTGCTCAAGATGTTCAAGGACATCCCGGAGGAGGACGTGGAAGCCCTGCTGCCGCACGCGGAGATCACCATGAACTGGATGGACCGACTGTTCATGCTGGGTGGAGGTGCGGGGGCGATCGGTTCGACGACTGCCCAGGTTGCGAAGATCGCCTCGGCCGGCCTGATGGTGGTGAGCCGGCTGCTGTGGGTGGTGGTTTTCGGAGCTGCGGTCTTGTTCTGGCGAACGCTGACCGGTTACCGGGCGGCCAAGGCCAAGCGTGATTCGCAGCGTACGCGGCACTTGTACTTTCAGAATATTTCGAACAACAGCGGCACGATCCAGATGCTGATTTCGATGACTACCCAGGAGGAGATCAAGGAAGCGGCGCTTGCGTACCTGTTATGTGCTTGCGAGGCGGCGTCCCTGACCTCGGAGGCCGAGTTGGGTGCGAAGGCGGAGTCCTACCTGCACGATCGGTTTGGCATTCAGGTTGACTTTGATGTGGCGGACGCGGTACGGACGCTGGATCGGCTGGGATTGTGGAACGACCGGGAGCGGATGCGGGTGATTCCGCTGGCCCAGGCGGTTGTCCGGCTGCGGGACCATTGGGTTCATCATCGGTCACGGGATCATCATCGGGACCGGGCGGCCGATCGTGTCCGGGACCGAGGCTGCCGGCCGGCGGGCATCGAGAATCGGTAGCGGGTGGTTGGGCGTCCGGATTGATTTCATGTGGCGGATGGGGTGTGCTGGTGGGTGGTTTCCGCGGCCTGGCTGGAGACGAGACGGTTTACGGCATGGACGGGGCAGGTTCGGCCGGCGTTGTATTGGCGCCGGCCGAACCCGTGGGGTGTTTGGTCGCGAGGTATTCGCTTGGTTTCGGGCGACCGAGCGTGTTGCCCGTGCGGTGATGGCACTTGATCGGCGAGGCGCCGGGGCCGGGCAACTCCTGGGGGGTTCTCAGACCTGCTTCATGAGGTAGATCAACATGCCGGTGATAGCCCCGAGGAAGCCGGTTTGAAGCAGCTGCAGGGTTGGATCGCAGCCCAGGAACTGGAAGACCACCATGCCGGAGGTGGCCATTGTCATCCAACGTGTCAAACGGACCCATCTGCGACTCATACGGATCTCCTGATTGCGTTCATGGACTTGGGCAACCACTCGCCTCTGACCCGACCGCCGGGTCGGTGCTATTGTCCGCGCCGCCGGCCGTGCGTCCAGTCCGAGGGAGTTTTCGGGTTCGTGTCCCGCTCGACGGAGGCTCGGGTAGCGAGGGGTGTTTTGCGGCTGGTGGAAGGGTGAGGGCCGTGGCTGGCGGCGCTGGGTGTTTGGGTTCTTGGTTTTCGGCGGGGCAGGCGGGTGCCGCTCAGGACTTGGTTTGCCGAGCTACTGGTTTGAAGAGTCTGGCCTTATGGAGCATCTTGTTCAGCGGTCCGGGCCGGTTGGTGATAATGCCCTCGACGCCCCAGTCGATGAGCCTCTGCCAATCGGCGGGTTCGTC from Phycisphaerae bacterium includes these protein-coding regions:
- a CDS encoding DUF3754 domain-containing protein, which gives rise to MRRSRSQLVRDPTAQVECHHVDNRFVPLRVCDLARVLEEDCGLRGIDRGESAAFVEALAAVIEQEAGAFERELEDQYSFFNPDRETLPLGGDLAARVPEGYRALDAQLRYLLDKANFERLDDVAVDRAIRVASSHGFRVQLDPSRVEDFCVFVRGMGQVERTRRCLKAPIRGTRRSLLVHRRLVVIARLKGDPHILLKMFKDIPEEDVEALLPHAEITMNWMDRLFMLGGGAGAIGSTTAQVAKIASAGLMVVSRLLWVVVFGAAVLFWRTLTGYRAAKAKRDSQRTRHLYFQNISNNSGTIQMLISMTTQEEIKEAALAYLLCACEAASLTSEAELGAKAESYLHDRFGIQVDFDVADAVRTLDRLGLWNDRERMRVIPLAQAVVRLRDHWVHHRSRDHHRDRAADRVRDRGCRPAGIENR